In one Suricata suricatta isolate VVHF042 chromosome 9, meerkat_22Aug2017_6uvM2_HiC, whole genome shotgun sequence genomic region, the following are encoded:
- the AP4S1 gene encoding AP-4 complex subunit sigma-1, producing the protein MIKFFLMVNKQGQTRLSKYYEHVEISKRTLLETEVIKSCLSRSNEQCSFIEFKDFKLIYRQYAALFIVVGVNDTENEMAIYEFIHNFVEVLDEYFSRVSELDIMFNLDKVHIILDEMVLNGCIVETNRARILAPLLILDKMSES; encoded by the exons ATGATAAAGTTTTTCCTCATGGTGAATAAACAAGGGCAGACCCGACTTTCTAAATACTATGAACATGTGGAGATCAGTAAGCGTACACTGCTGGAAACAGAAGTCATCAAGAGCTGTCTCTCCCGATCCAATGAGCAA TGCTCTTTCATTGAATTTAAGGATTTTAAGCTGATATATCGACAGTATGCAGCTCTCTTCATTGTGGTTGGAGTTAATGACACTGAG aacgAGATGGCAATTTATGAATTCATCCACAACTTTGTGGAAGTTTTAGATGAATACTTCAGCCGGGTG agtgaATTAGAT ATAATGTTTAATTTGGATAAAGTACACATCATTTTGGATGAGATGGTGTTGAATGGCTGCATTGTGGAAACAAATCGGGCAAGAATTCTTGCGCCTCTACTCATTCTTGATAAAATGTCAGAAAGCTGA